A window of Tautonia plasticadhaerens contains these coding sequences:
- a CDS encoding RsmD family RNA methyltransferase, with product MRIIAGIRRGHTIQGPGGSHRTRPTSDMVRESIFNIIGPEVEGRPVIDLFAGTGALGLEALSRGATSATFVEKKGQNAALIRKNLAHLRFEGLGEVVVANAYAWASQLELPIEDGAVVVFIDPPYRDYEQQAGKLRAMFDSLVGRLPVGSSIVAEAGVEPGPHLLPDLDRWDLRRYGGTHVAIRTLDAPAGEA from the coding sequence ATGCGGATCATCGCCGGAATCCGGCGCGGGCACACGATCCAGGGGCCGGGCGGCTCGCATCGCACCCGGCCGACGAGCGACATGGTGCGCGAGTCGATCTTCAACATCATCGGGCCGGAGGTCGAGGGTCGTCCGGTGATCGACCTGTTCGCCGGCACCGGGGCACTCGGCCTCGAGGCGTTGAGCAGGGGGGCGACCTCGGCCACCTTTGTCGAGAAGAAGGGCCAGAACGCCGCGCTGATCCGCAAGAACCTGGCGCATTTGCGGTTCGAGGGGCTCGGCGAGGTGGTCGTCGCCAACGCGTATGCCTGGGCGAGCCAGCTCGAATTGCCGATCGAAGACGGGGCGGTGGTCGTCTTCATCGACCCCCCGTATCGGGACTATGAGCAACAGGCCGGCAAGCTCCGGGCGATGTTCGACTCCCTGGTCGGCCGCCTGCCGGTCGGCTCGTCGATCGTCGCCGAGGCGGGCGTCGAGCCCGGTCCTCACCTGCTCCCCGACCTCGACCGGTGGGATCTGCGGCGCTACGGCGGGACCCACGTCGCCATCCGGACGCTCGACGCCCCGGCCGGGGAGGCCTGA
- a CDS encoding CCA tRNA nucleotidyltransferase yields the protein MGENDLVPSATDDPRRSFALDVVRRLQESGHRALWAGGCVRDLLIGLEPSDYDVATDAPPERVMQLFRRTVPVGINFGVVRVLGPRPAGEVEVATFRSDGAYLDGRRPETVAYSSPEEDASRRDFTINGMFLDPIRGDVIDFVGGRLDLQAGLLRAIGDPAARFAEDKLRLVRAVRFASRFGLRIEAETSRALGAMAPQVTVVAAERIAQELRKMLAHPSRAAAMRVLMEAGLVAEILPELVPLVGRPAGLVSRPGDDLWDHTLGVLDALPHDLSFPLGLAALLHESGTAAGGPGEPDAVDRVADRLKLANAERERASWLVRRHRDLREPGSLPTARLKRLLAEPGIGDLLTLHRADAVAAGDPADHVDDCERYLRDEPDGPIRPDPLLTGKELKQIGLPPGPAFKAWLDRAYDAQLEGKIADRDQAIAWVLRQSAPGIPPQA from the coding sequence GTGGGGGAGAACGACCTGGTACCCTCGGCGACCGACGATCCCAGGCGATCGTTCGCCCTCGACGTCGTCCGACGCCTGCAAGAGTCCGGGCACCGGGCGCTCTGGGCCGGCGGGTGCGTGCGGGATCTCCTGATCGGCCTGGAGCCGAGCGACTACGACGTCGCCACCGACGCCCCCCCCGAGCGGGTCATGCAGCTGTTCCGCCGCACCGTGCCGGTGGGGATCAATTTCGGCGTCGTCCGGGTCCTCGGCCCGCGGCCGGCCGGCGAGGTGGAGGTGGCCACCTTCCGGAGCGACGGCGCCTATCTCGACGGCCGACGGCCCGAGACCGTCGCCTACAGCAGCCCCGAGGAGGACGCCTCCCGTCGCGATTTCACGATCAACGGCATGTTCCTGGACCCCATCCGGGGCGACGTGATCGACTTCGTCGGCGGGAGGCTTGACCTCCAGGCCGGCCTGCTTCGCGCCATCGGTGACCCGGCCGCGCGGTTCGCCGAGGACAAGCTCCGACTCGTCCGGGCCGTCCGATTCGCCTCCCGATTCGGCCTCCGGATCGAGGCCGAGACGAGTCGGGCCCTGGGGGCGATGGCACCGCAGGTCACCGTGGTGGCCGCCGAGCGGATCGCCCAGGAACTGCGGAAGATGCTCGCCCACCCGAGCCGGGCGGCGGCGATGCGAGTCCTGATGGAGGCCGGCCTCGTCGCCGAGATCCTGCCCGAGCTGGTCCCCCTGGTCGGCCGGCCCGCCGGGCTGGTCTCCCGACCGGGAGACGACCTCTGGGACCATACCCTCGGGGTGCTCGACGCCCTGCCGCACGACCTCTCGTTCCCGCTCGGCCTGGCGGCCTTGCTGCACGAGTCCGGCACGGCGGCGGGTGGTCCCGGTGAGCCCGACGCGGTCGATCGGGTCGCCGATCGCCTGAAGCTGGCCAACGCCGAGCGCGAACGGGCCTCCTGGCTCGTTCGTCGCCACCGGGACCTGAGGGAGCCGGGGTCTTTGCCGACCGCACGGCTGAAGCGGCTCCTGGCCGAGCCGGGGATCGGGGACCTCTTGACGCTCCACAGGGCGGATGCGGTGGCGGCCGGGGATCCGGCCGATCACGTCGATGACTGCGAGCGATATCTCCGGGACGAGCCCGACGGCCCGATCCGGCCCGATCCCCTGCTCACCGGCAAGGAGCTGAAGCAGATCGGTTTGCCCCCGGGGCCGGCGTTCAAGGCGTGGCTCGATCGGGCGTACGACGCCCAGCTCGAGGGCAAGATCGCCGACCGCGACCAGGCGATCGCATGGGTCTTGCGGCAGTCCGCCCCGGGGATCCCGCCCCAGGCCTGA
- a CDS encoding peptidase MA family metallohydrolase has protein sequence MHRSPASPAALMVAALLTLTHVVTEARADDASDNLQAGRDALGRGDGPAAVSLLESALLAASAGDRPAVLGELRLAYQRAASQAEAAGDARRARSYRENLQIIDRPRGSAGVTPVGDGPTPAPKVPTPAGSPPTAPQGPDPLPAPSPPEPPALDAPASPPSDQPREGDDSTVRPPTDEAVAPASDIPGGTEPPGAPVVPAPAPIEEPESADPPSWAEVLRAADSKFLEQEYDEAGRIYEGLAARDQLPEAHRPVWAYCRFIAVARKINSQPSSPEEWASIHAEIREIRALTPPEIWFSEYLRRLAAERSGVAGARPSGFIVRGQSDSEGPAGVIESAAEVGSWKVMETENFRIFHADAELADGIARSAERSRTELLRYWDGSEADAPWSPRCDLYVYPDATIFTRMTGQEGDSPGFSTMGLSGGRVVARRINLRADHGDLVESVVPHEVAHVVLADLFPTRQIPRWADEGIAVLAEPNGAQAGRLAVLDGPIASGKVFLTGQLMTASMPDGRYWDLFMAQSASLARYLIQLDSPGRLVAYLRETHNIGAEAALRKVYGFEDFDDLHARWLSHSRREATASASPGGIASRSGEAVRVQ, from the coding sequence ATGCACCGGAGCCCCGCCTCGCCCGCGGCCCTGATGGTCGCGGCGTTGTTGACCCTTACCCACGTCGTTACCGAGGCCCGAGCCGACGACGCCTCGGACAATCTCCAGGCCGGCCGCGACGCCCTCGGACGGGGAGACGGGCCGGCCGCCGTCTCCCTGCTCGAATCGGCATTGCTGGCGGCCTCCGCGGGCGATCGGCCCGCCGTGCTGGGGGAACTCCGCCTCGCCTACCAGCGGGCCGCCTCCCAGGCCGAGGCGGCCGGCGACGCCCGACGCGCCCGGTCGTACCGGGAGAACCTGCAGATCATCGACCGGCCCCGCGGATCGGCCGGCGTGACGCCGGTCGGCGACGGGCCGACCCCTGCCCCCAAGGTGCCCACCCCGGCCGGCTCGCCGCCGACGGCCCCGCAAGGGCCGGATCCCCTGCCCGCGCCCTCACCTCCCGAGCCTCCTGCGCTCGACGCTCCGGCCTCGCCCCCCTCCGACCAGCCCCGCGAGGGCGACGACTCGACGGTCAGGCCCCCGACCGATGAGGCGGTCGCCCCGGCCTCGGACATCCCTGGCGGGACGGAGCCTCCAGGAGCGCCGGTCGTCCCGGCCCCGGCCCCGATCGAGGAACCGGAGTCGGCCGACCCACCGTCGTGGGCCGAGGTGCTCCGCGCCGCCGACTCCAAGTTTCTGGAGCAGGAATACGACGAGGCCGGCCGGATCTACGAAGGGCTGGCGGCGAGGGACCAGCTCCCCGAGGCCCATCGGCCGGTCTGGGCCTACTGCCGGTTCATCGCCGTGGCGAGGAAGATCAACTCCCAGCCGTCGAGCCCGGAGGAGTGGGCGAGCATCCACGCCGAGATCCGGGAGATCCGGGCCCTCACCCCCCCCGAGATCTGGTTCAGCGAATACCTCCGCCGATTGGCCGCCGAGCGATCCGGCGTCGCGGGAGCCAGGCCGAGCGGCTTCATCGTCCGGGGGCAGTCCGACTCGGAGGGACCCGCCGGGGTCATCGAGTCGGCCGCGGAAGTCGGCTCCTGGAAGGTGATGGAGACGGAGAACTTCCGGATCTTCCACGCCGATGCCGAGCTGGCCGACGGGATTGCCCGGAGTGCCGAGCGGTCGAGGACCGAGTTGCTGCGTTACTGGGACGGGTCCGAAGCGGACGCCCCGTGGTCGCCGCGATGCGACCTGTACGTCTACCCTGACGCGACGATCTTCACCCGCATGACCGGCCAGGAGGGGGACTCGCCGGGGTTCTCGACGATGGGGCTGAGCGGGGGCCGGGTGGTGGCCCGTCGCATCAATCTCCGGGCCGACCACGGCGACCTGGTCGAGTCGGTCGTGCCGCACGAGGTCGCTCACGTCGTGCTGGCCGACCTGTTCCCGACCCGCCAGATCCCCCGGTGGGCCGACGAGGGGATCGCCGTGCTCGCCGAACCGAACGGGGCCCAGGCAGGCCGCCTGGCGGTCCTGGATGGGCCGATCGCCTCGGGCAAGGTCTTCCTGACTGGCCAACTGATGACCGCCTCCATGCCCGACGGCCGCTACTGGGACCTCTTCATGGCCCAGAGCGCCTCGCTGGCCCGCTACCTGATCCAGCTCGATTCGCCGGGCAGGCTGGTGGCGTACCTCCGCGAAACCCACAACATCGGGGCCGAGGCCGCGTTGCGGAAGGTTTACGGATTCGAGGACTTCGACGACCTCCACGCCCGATGGCTCTCCCACTCCCGCCGTGAGGCGACCGCCTCCGCGTCCCCCGGGGGCATCGCGAGCCGATCCGGCGAGGCGGTACGGGTCCAGTAA
- a CDS encoding UvrD-helicase domain-containing protein has protein sequence MSTPGSPEPPTSLPPSPPTDEQRRALEATVSVALSSGAGCGKTRVLTDRFVLALERRTPLDRIVAVTFTEKAASEMRDRIRKECRRRIASATGADAAYWRRVLRGLEAGRIGTFHGFCLDLLKRFAVQAGLPPDFAVLEESLAPTLRDESLRSCFRRWLAGENEDLVMLAVELGLDAVREGLRSLLLGRTLAEPGRWAELRPEDLMAHWLDAWHSEGRPAVLRRFVDDAGPLLELLEAHPCEHPVGAERRSVLLCEIPLLPEAPHPDLSFETIKEHAAVAGGGTGRHWPSIDVYNAVRDHYKKIRDAVDRSRKALLWDEALTRRSAELGVRFARLAREALEEVDALKRRREFADFDDLLGRTRSLLSEGGDGLLDGLRGEIALLLVDEFQDTDPVQGAIVEAIAGDDPSSARLFLVGDSKQSIYRFRGAEPKIFDRFRSGLLDGGRLSLTGNFRSVPGVIDFVNALFGDLYADPSEALRAERDVPTDPDRPPAVEFLWAYEPESSGRSKASNRRVEAGWIARLIADRLDRGWPIQDPKSGAWRDAAPPDVAILFRALTTVGVYEEALANEGLDYHTVDGSAFFAQQEVLDVVNLLAAIEDPFDPLSLAAALRSPVFGLSDEGLYWLANARPDDRPSDLLQNLRRSDPVPELSRGDRRRAIRARDRLERWRALKDRAPIATLLDRVLDESGFEAAIAAEPLGDRKRANVRKVVRLAGDYDRGGYPLADFVARLRADLRQLAREDQAATNTEQGDAVRLMTIHRAKGLEFPIVIVPDLDRGSPPTSRSVVVHDRFGPIVRIAPEPGEEPTNPGSEEDPKGLGDLLHRASEEREERAEADRLFYVAATRAVSRLILSNGLDRPMLLGPPGREPPGQKFYRPLAPAMERIHARFDLASGSLKATLPAGWPEPRVSVIARSPERQSPRGGPIRPRADRLSIVRAIGRARPGSSPDRVPAPARPTWIEHELEDGLAPFAARVHRLVLAVLCDPDAAWSSDLALAIDRAARATIPASPPRVVEAARYLIDPWLGGDLARRVGSAEERRGQIRWTVTGEGDGPDSAGVVHRGRLDLAFREGKTWRLVSWEHPASPSGVSERRLVLSIRAAPGLGLGRIGAAWLVSLGGGPIEQALDVRRVSRTIPVETPPTPPRTRSRPARRPSAGTRPTEDPDDRS, from the coding sequence ATGAGCACCCCGGGTTCCCCCGAACCCCCGACGAGCCTCCCGCCCTCCCCGCCGACGGACGAACAGCGGAGGGCCCTGGAGGCGACCGTCAGCGTCGCGCTCAGCTCGGGCGCAGGATGCGGGAAAACCCGGGTCCTCACCGACCGGTTCGTGCTCGCGCTGGAGCGGCGGACGCCGCTCGACCGGATCGTCGCCGTGACCTTTACGGAGAAGGCCGCCTCGGAAATGCGCGACCGCATCCGGAAGGAATGCCGACGCCGGATCGCCTCGGCCACCGGGGCCGACGCCGCCTACTGGCGTCGCGTCCTCAGGGGCCTGGAGGCGGGCCGGATCGGCACCTTCCACGGCTTCTGCCTCGACCTGCTGAAGCGATTCGCCGTCCAGGCCGGCCTGCCCCCCGATTTCGCCGTGCTGGAGGAGTCGCTCGCGCCGACCCTCCGGGACGAGTCCCTGCGATCCTGCTTCCGCCGCTGGCTGGCCGGGGAGAACGAAGACCTCGTCATGCTGGCCGTCGAGCTGGGCCTGGATGCCGTCCGGGAGGGGCTCCGGTCGCTCCTGCTCGGTCGGACCCTCGCCGAGCCCGGCCGATGGGCCGAGCTGAGGCCGGAAGATTTGATGGCGCACTGGCTCGATGCCTGGCACTCGGAGGGCCGGCCGGCCGTGCTCCGCCGGTTCGTCGACGACGCCGGGCCGCTGCTCGAACTGCTCGAGGCCCACCCGTGTGAGCACCCCGTCGGGGCCGAGCGGCGGTCGGTCCTCCTCTGCGAGATCCCGCTGCTCCCCGAGGCGCCACACCCCGACCTCTCGTTCGAGACCATCAAGGAACACGCCGCCGTCGCCGGGGGCGGGACGGGCAGGCACTGGCCGTCGATCGACGTGTACAACGCCGTCCGCGATCATTACAAGAAGATCCGGGACGCGGTCGACCGCTCCCGGAAGGCCCTCCTCTGGGACGAGGCGTTGACCCGGCGCTCGGCCGAGCTGGGCGTCCGCTTCGCCCGGCTGGCGAGGGAGGCGTTGGAGGAGGTCGATGCCCTGAAGCGTCGCAGGGAGTTCGCCGACTTCGACGACCTGCTCGGCCGCACCCGGTCCCTTCTGTCGGAGGGGGGGGACGGCCTGCTGGATGGCCTCCGGGGCGAGATCGCCCTGCTCCTCGTCGACGAGTTCCAGGACACCGACCCCGTCCAAGGGGCCATCGTCGAGGCGATCGCGGGCGACGACCCCTCCTCGGCCCGGCTCTTCCTGGTCGGCGACTCGAAGCAGTCGATCTACCGATTCCGGGGGGCCGAACCGAAGATCTTCGACCGCTTCCGGTCCGGACTGCTCGACGGCGGGAGGCTGTCGCTCACCGGGAACTTCCGCAGCGTCCCGGGCGTGATCGACTTCGTCAACGCCCTCTTCGGCGACCTCTACGCCGACCCGTCCGAGGCCCTCCGCGCCGAGCGGGACGTGCCGACCGACCCGGATCGGCCGCCGGCCGTCGAGTTCCTCTGGGCGTATGAACCGGAGTCCTCCGGCCGGTCCAAGGCCTCCAATCGGCGCGTCGAGGCCGGCTGGATCGCCCGACTGATCGCCGATCGACTGGACCGGGGCTGGCCGATCCAGGATCCGAAATCCGGCGCCTGGCGCGACGCGGCACCCCCCGACGTCGCCATCCTCTTCCGTGCGCTGACCACCGTGGGGGTGTATGAGGAGGCCCTGGCGAACGAGGGGCTGGATTACCACACGGTCGACGGATCGGCCTTCTTCGCCCAGCAGGAAGTGCTCGACGTGGTCAACCTGCTCGCGGCGATCGAGGATCCGTTCGACCCGCTCTCGCTCGCGGCGGCGCTGCGGAGCCCCGTGTTCGGCCTCAGCGACGAGGGGCTCTACTGGCTCGCCAACGCCCGGCCGGACGACCGGCCGTCGGACCTGCTCCAGAATCTCCGCCGATCCGACCCGGTCCCGGAGCTCTCACGCGGCGATCGCCGCCGGGCGATCCGAGCCCGGGACCGGCTGGAGCGCTGGAGGGCCCTGAAGGACCGGGCGCCGATCGCCACGCTGCTGGATCGCGTGCTCGACGAATCCGGCTTCGAGGCGGCCATCGCGGCCGAACCCCTGGGGGACCGCAAGCGGGCCAACGTCCGCAAGGTCGTCCGGCTCGCCGGCGACTACGATCGGGGCGGCTATCCCCTGGCCGACTTCGTCGCCCGACTCCGGGCCGACCTCCGCCAGCTCGCCCGGGAGGACCAGGCCGCCACCAATACCGAGCAGGGGGATGCCGTCCGCCTGATGACCATCCACCGGGCTAAGGGCCTGGAATTCCCGATCGTCATCGTCCCGGACCTCGACCGGGGCAGCCCCCCGACGTCGAGGTCGGTCGTCGTCCACGACCGCTTCGGCCCGATCGTCCGGATTGCCCCCGAGCCGGGCGAGGAACCGACGAACCCCGGGTCGGAGGAGGACCCGAAAGGACTCGGCGATCTGCTCCACCGGGCCTCCGAGGAGCGGGAAGAGCGGGCCGAGGCGGACCGCCTCTTCTACGTCGCGGCGACGAGGGCGGTCAGCCGGCTCATCCTCTCGAACGGGCTGGACCGGCCGATGCTGCTCGGCCCCCCCGGCCGGGAACCGCCGGGCCAGAAATTCTACCGGCCGCTCGCCCCGGCGATGGAGCGGATCCATGCCCGGTTCGACCTGGCCTCGGGGAGCCTCAAGGCGACCCTCCCCGCCGGCTGGCCCGAGCCGAGGGTCTCGGTCATCGCCCGGTCCCCCGAGCGGCAGTCCCCCCGAGGGGGGCCGATCCGACCGCGGGCCGACCGGCTCTCGATCGTCCGAGCGATCGGCCGCGCCCGCCCCGGCTCCTCGCCCGACCGGGTCCCGGCCCCCGCCAGGCCGACCTGGATCGAGCATGAGCTGGAGGACGGGCTCGCGCCGTTTGCGGCTCGGGTCCATCGCCTGGTGCTCGCGGTGCTCTGCGACCCCGACGCGGCCTGGTCGAGCGACCTCGCCCTCGCGATCGATCGCGCGGCCCGCGCCACGATCCCGGCCTCACCGCCCCGGGTCGTCGAGGCGGCCCGATATCTGATCGACCCCTGGCTCGGCGGCGACCTGGCCCGTCGGGTCGGGTCGGCCGAGGAACGCCGGGGCCAGATCCGGTGGACCGTGACCGGGGAAGGGGACGGCCCAGATTCGGCCGGGGTCGTCCACCGGGGTCGGCTCGACCTCGCCTTCCGCGAGGGGAAGACCTGGCGGCTGGTGAGTTGGGAGCACCCGGCGTCGCCCTCCGGGGTCTCGGAACGCCGCCTCGTGCTCTCGATCCGGGCCGCACCGGGCCTGGGCCTGGGGAGGATCGGCGCGGCCTGGCTCGTGTCGCTCGGCGGGGGCCCGATCGAGCAGGCACTCGACGTCCGCCGGGTCTCCCGTACAATCCCCGTCGAGACCCCTCCCACCCCCCCCCGAACCCGATCCCGACCCGCCCGAAGGCCGTCGGCCGGGACGCGTCCCACCGAGGACCCCGATGACCGCTCCTGA
- a CDS encoding 3-hydroxyacyl-ACP dehydratase FabZ family protein: MPPVAIIPPSEIDLERIVADQEQIRRFNPQRFEMEQLSAIVHVDTDEHLIVGYKDLDENEFWTRGHIPGYPLMPGVLICEVAAQLCSYYCQAVRLVPDGFLGFGGLEDVRFRGPVRPGDRLVIVGKAQRLHRRQTVFDTQGFVDRSMVYHGRIIGVPIVAPGRVAAGGREDG; this comes from the coding sequence ATGCCACCCGTCGCAATCATTCCGCCCAGCGAGATCGACCTGGAGCGAATCGTCGCCGATCAGGAGCAGATCCGGCGCTTCAATCCCCAGCGATTCGAGATGGAGCAGCTCTCGGCGATCGTCCACGTCGACACCGATGAACACCTGATCGTCGGCTACAAGGACCTGGACGAGAACGAGTTCTGGACCAGGGGGCACATCCCCGGCTACCCCCTGATGCCTGGCGTCCTGATCTGCGAGGTGGCCGCGCAGCTTTGCAGCTACTACTGCCAGGCCGTCCGACTCGTCCCCGACGGATTCCTCGGCTTCGGCGGACTCGAGGACGTCCGGTTCCGTGGCCCGGTCCGCCCCGGAGACCGCCTGGTCATCGTCGGGAAGGCCCAGCGGCTCCACCGCCGCCAGACTGTCTTCGACACCCAGGGGTTCGTCGACCGCTCGATGGTGTACCATGGGCGGATCATCGGCGTGCCGATCGTCGCCCCCGGCCGGGTCGCGGCGGGCGGGCGGGAGGACGGGTAA
- a CDS encoding PD-(D/E)XK nuclease family protein: MLRDPRIAARLATDFGPSYAFSASQLESLAFCPFQFFARYVLRLDPIEERDELEEDRTAGGSRMHAALEALHLTLRDDPPPPEVSLDEAVADAIERAVRDQIDREATPSSDVGRALRAIEAERMVRVGKTYADQFRRYAEAHGSGLVPFGFEYRFGGEGEDASPALILGEGERLVRLQGMIDRIDVAEHPSGTLFRVIDYKTGSVPSRGKLFKGLALQLPLYAMAVERSLPAERNPRAIDAGYWALRGKGYSPLVTMAEYRDGDLYPKDGWKPGPDRIVAFVLELVDSLRGGMLPVHPAETDCDRTCDYRTVCRLRQVRQARKDWPEAPSMDEPASQGEEHF; the protein is encoded by the coding sequence ATGCTCCGGGACCCCCGGATCGCCGCCCGCCTGGCGACCGATTTCGGACCCTCGTACGCCTTCAGCGCCAGTCAGCTCGAATCGCTCGCCTTCTGCCCGTTCCAGTTCTTCGCCCGGTACGTGCTGAGGCTCGATCCGATCGAGGAGCGGGACGAGCTGGAGGAAGACCGGACCGCGGGCGGCAGCCGGATGCACGCCGCGCTCGAGGCGTTGCACCTCACCCTCCGGGACGACCCTCCCCCCCCGGAGGTCTCGCTGGACGAGGCGGTCGCCGACGCCATCGAACGGGCCGTCCGGGACCAGATCGACCGCGAGGCGACGCCATCCTCGGACGTCGGCCGGGCCCTCAGGGCGATCGAAGCCGAGCGGATGGTCCGGGTCGGGAAGACCTATGCGGATCAGTTCCGACGCTATGCCGAGGCCCACGGCTCGGGCCTCGTCCCCTTCGGCTTCGAGTATCGGTTCGGGGGCGAGGGCGAGGACGCCAGCCCGGCCTTGATCCTCGGCGAGGGAGAGCGACTGGTCCGGCTCCAGGGGATGATCGACCGGATCGACGTCGCCGAGCATCCGTCCGGGACGCTCTTCCGGGTCATCGACTACAAGACCGGATCGGTCCCCTCTCGGGGCAAGCTGTTCAAGGGACTCGCCCTGCAGCTCCCCCTCTACGCGATGGCGGTCGAACGCTCGCTCCCGGCCGAGCGGAACCCCCGGGCGATCGACGCCGGCTATTGGGCCCTGCGCGGTAAGGGCTACTCACCCTTGGTCACGATGGCCGAGTACCGGGACGGCGACCTCTACCCGAAGGACGGCTGGAAGCCCGGCCCCGATCGGATCGTCGCCTTCGTGCTCGAACTGGTCGACAGCCTCCGGGGCGGGATGCTGCCCGTCCATCCCGCCGAGACGGACTGCGACCGCACCTGCGACTACCGCACCGTCTGTCGGCTCCGCCAGGTCCGCCAGGCCCGCAAGGACTGGCCCGAGGCCCCGAGCATGGACGAGCCCGCCTCGCAGGGCGAGGAGCATTTCTGA
- a CDS encoding homoserine dehydrogenase, which yields MQPVAIGLLGLGTVGAEVARLVMDREGAFARRVGRWVVLRKVAVRDPHKGRSLDLPIDRLSTDPVEVAGAPEVDVVVELMGGIEPARTAVLAALRAGKDVVTANKALLAEHGAEIFDAARRSGRAVAFEGAVGGGIPIIQSLGVGLAGNRFRFLAAILNGTCNFILSNMTRSGLSYDEALRQAQSLGYAEADPALDVDGTDTAHKLAILVQLAFGASVTTALIPRQGIDTLQSADIQYAAELGYTVKLLAVARDHGEAGLELRVAPRLVRRGSPLAEVTGPDNAIRTVGEPVGATLISGQGAGAGPTASAVIGDLIDVIVGRAALTARSLDLWPGGAPEPRLCSPRDVRRRSYLRFSIADRPGVLGSIAQVLGRHGVSIASVIQHDPGEDDQPDAPVPLVMMTHLASEADLDAAMEAIDRLLVVSPPSVRLGVED from the coding sequence ATGCAACCCGTCGCCATCGGCCTGCTCGGCCTGGGGACCGTCGGGGCCGAGGTGGCCCGCCTGGTCATGGATCGGGAGGGGGCGTTCGCCCGCAGGGTCGGTCGCTGGGTGGTCCTGCGAAAGGTGGCCGTCCGCGACCCGCACAAGGGCCGGTCCCTCGACCTCCCGATCGACCGGCTCTCGACCGACCCGGTCGAGGTGGCCGGGGCCCCCGAGGTCGACGTCGTCGTCGAGCTGATGGGCGGCATCGAGCCGGCGCGGACGGCCGTGCTCGCGGCCCTGAGGGCGGGCAAGGACGTGGTGACGGCCAACAAGGCGCTGCTGGCCGAGCACGGGGCCGAGATCTTCGACGCCGCCCGGCGATCGGGCCGGGCGGTCGCCTTCGAGGGGGCCGTCGGCGGCGGCATCCCGATCATCCAGTCGCTGGGCGTCGGCCTGGCGGGCAATCGGTTCCGTTTCCTGGCGGCGATCCTCAATGGGACCTGCAACTTCATCCTCTCGAACATGACCCGATCGGGCCTGTCCTACGACGAGGCGCTTCGGCAGGCCCAGTCGCTCGGCTACGCCGAGGCCGACCCGGCGCTCGACGTGGACGGGACCGACACGGCCCACAAGCTCGCCATCCTGGTCCAGCTCGCCTTCGGTGCCTCCGTGACGACCGCCCTGATCCCGAGGCAGGGGATCGACACCCTGCAATCGGCCGACATCCAGTACGCCGCCGAGCTGGGATACACGGTCAAGCTGCTCGCGGTGGCCAGGGACCACGGCGAGGCGGGGCTGGAATTGCGGGTCGCCCCCCGGCTCGTCCGTCGGGGGTCGCCGCTGGCCGAGGTCACGGGGCCCGACAACGCGATCCGGACCGTGGGCGAGCCGGTCGGGGCGACCCTGATCTCCGGCCAAGGTGCCGGAGCGGGGCCGACGGCCTCGGCGGTGATTGGAGATCTCATCGACGTCATCGTCGGCCGGGCCGCGCTGACGGCCCGGTCGCTGGACCTCTGGCCCGGAGGGGCCCCGGAGCCCAGGCTCTGTTCCCCCCGGGACGTCCGGAGGCGATCCTACCTGCGGTTCTCGATCGCGGACCGCCCGGGGGTGCTCGGGTCGATCGCCCAGGTGCTCGGCCGTCATGGGGTCAGCATCGCCAGCGTCATCCAGCATGACCCCGGCGAGGACGACCAACCCGACGCCCCCGTCCCCCTGGTGATGATGACCCACCTCGCCTCCGAGGCCGACCTCGACGCCGCGATGGAGGCCATCGACCGCCTGCTCGTCGTCTCACCGCCGAGCGTCCGGCTGGGCGTCGAGGACTGA
- a CDS encoding inositol monophosphatase family protein: MTAPDRKDDLELALRLADHAAEAILPKFRRCAVEWKADGTEVTAADRAAEEIIRELLERERPDDGVLGEEFGERASRPGNHRRWVLDPIDGTAAFALGLPTFGTLIALLEEDEPVLGVIQLPAIGETTYAATGLGCWWRPTPGEPAERVRVADPAPLSQAYASTTNPRSSDIICAPGHVPYRLGLLIRSVKKFRFVGDCVQFALVCRGRLNVAFDSVMAPWDIAALVPCVEEAGGVASSLDGSRDRIAFNRSLVTSSDPALHAEVLRTLNPDESGR, from the coding sequence ATGACCGCTCCTGACCGCAAGGACGACCTGGAACTCGCGCTCCGCCTCGCCGATCACGCCGCCGAGGCGATCCTGCCCAAGTTCCGCCGGTGTGCCGTCGAGTGGAAGGCCGACGGCACCGAGGTCACCGCCGCCGACCGCGCCGCCGAGGAGATCATCCGCGAGCTACTCGAACGCGAACGCCCCGACGACGGAGTGCTCGGCGAGGAGTTCGGCGAGCGGGCCTCGAGGCCGGGAAATCATCGTCGATGGGTGCTCGACCCGATCGACGGGACCGCCGCCTTCGCGCTCGGCCTGCCGACCTTCGGCACCCTGATCGCCCTGCTGGAGGAAGACGAGCCCGTCCTCGGCGTGATCCAGCTCCCCGCGATTGGCGAGACGACCTACGCCGCGACCGGCCTCGGCTGCTGGTGGCGCCCGACCCCCGGGGAACCGGCGGAGCGAGTCCGGGTCGCCGACCCCGCCCCGCTGTCCCAGGCCTATGCCTCGACGACCAACCCCCGTTCCAGCGACATCATCTGCGCCCCCGGCCATGTCCCCTACCGGCTCGGGCTCCTGATCCGATCGGTCAAGAAGTTCCGATTCGTGGGCGACTGCGTCCAGTTCGCGCTGGTCTGTCGGGGTCGCCTGAACGTCGCCTTCGACTCGGTCATGGCCCCCTGGGACATCGCCGCGCTGGTCCCCTGCGTCGAGGAGGCCGGCGGCGTCGCCTCCTCGCTGGACGGCTCCCGGGACCGCATCGCCTTCAATCGGAGCCTCGTGACCAGCAGCGATCCGGCCCTGCACGCCGAGGTGCTCCGGACCCTGAATCCGGACGAATCGGGCCGATGA